The following coding sequences are from one Tubulanus polymorphus chromosome 12, tnTubPoly1.2, whole genome shotgun sequence window:
- the LOC141913897 gene encoding leucine-rich repeat-containing protein 71-like isoform X1 produces MASFKTMRNTMCFVKKVRMGRKVERALKHTAASSLPDDEENRTPEPHVCNGNFTTDFTELSRRRGLIVIPPVVTRPRRPPSPSMIPTMDAKESSKKGRGGDDKNKQPEPEPEPELDENGEPPEPPPRTYVMKDKFEYFKPCVQVEMDHPDKPDTVTEVFIRGWKIDDSMLDVFSQCFVTMERLHTLHFWSTGLTAESVKTIASFLPHCVNIRSLVLEGNPIEEENYWQLIAAESPLQNLSLRHNRITNKGAEQLGKQLGEVTRCNTKLITLNLNNNQISNDGAVHLANGLRINRTLLCLSLANNDIGDLGAQKLAEVLSRFPLTHDEVVERRKLVSEKGSPDIQQMSDTLQKSPPLTRRSDSKDRPGSVRSGIQDKKRDKSSSKKKDDKKDDKENKTKGKKDDKNSSKKGASSSGGRTSGASITLDPKASKAKEKKAGKDKGKTGTILAEVETLDISESVSPLLEPVENINGRLWIAGNRTLINLNLARNKIGEHGVKALLLAIQYQTTLLLVIQTAGTGLMRLCLHKNRCSADDVTMQKLTTLMETKDPFYKNTDGDSASQLSESSRK; encoded by the exons TTTCGTGAAGAAAGTCAGGATGGGCAGAAAAGTGGAGCGGGCTTTGAAACATACTGCGGCGAGTTCTCTACCAGATGATGAAGAGAACAGGACTCCAG AGCCTCACGTTTGTAACGGGAATTTCACGACCGATTTCACCGAGTTATCACGACGACGCGGCTTAATCGTAATCCCTCCGGTCGTAACTCGTCCGCGTCGACCTCCGTCGCCGTCGATGATACCAACAATGGACGCGAAAGAGTCGTCGAAGAAAGGTCGCGGTGGAGACGATAAAAATAAACAACCCGAGCCGGAACCGGAACCAGAACTCGACGAAAACGGAG aacCTCCTGAACCTCCGCCGAGAACGTACGTGATGAAAGATAAGTTTGAGTATTTTAAACCGTGCGTCCAAGTCGAGATGGATCATCCCGATAAACCGGACACGGTCACCGAGGTTTTCATTCGCGGTTGGAAAATCGACGATTCGATGTTGGATGTTTTTAGTCAGTGTTTCGTCACAATGGAACGATTGCACACGTTGCA TTTTTGGAGTACGGGTTTAACAGCAGAGTCAGTGAAAACTATAGCATCATTCCTGCCACATTGTGTTAATATCAG GTCTCTAGTTTTGGAAGGTAATCCCATAGAAGAGGAGAATTACTGGCAACTGATCGCTGCTGAAAGTCC GCTACAGAATCTGTCGTTGAGACACAATAGAATAACAAATAAAGGAGCTGAGCAGCTCGGTAAACAGTTGGGCGAAGTGACAAGATGCAATACAAAACTCATTACCTTGAATCTCAATAACAATCAGATCTCAAACGACGGAGCTGTTCATTTAGCGAAC GGATTGCGTATAAATCGTACATTGCTGTGTTTATCGCTGGCTAATAACGATATCGGAGATTTAGGAGCTCAGAAACTGGCGGAGGTTCTATCGAGGTTTCCGCTGACTCACGACGAGGTCGTCGAGAGGCGGAAACTCGTCTCGGAGAAAGGTTCACCCGATATTCAACAGATGTCCGACACGCTTCAGAAATCC CCTCCGTTAACCCGTAGATCGGACAGTAAAGATCGGCCCGGAAGTGTTCGCAGTGGAATACAGGATAAAAAACGAGATAAATCGTCATCAAAGAAAAAG gatGATAAAAAGGACGACAAAGAGAACAAAACAAAAGgaaaaaaagatgataaaaATTCTTCGAAAAAAG GAGCTTCTTCGAGCGGTGGACGAACATCAGGAG CTTCTATCACCTTGGACCCGAAGGCGTCGAAAGCGAAAGAAAAAAAGGCAGGAAAAGACAAGGGTAAAACGGGAACGATTTTGGCAGAAGTTGAG ACACTAGATATTTCGGAGTCTGTCAGTCCGTTACTGGAGCCTGTGGAGAATATAAACGGTCGACTGTGGATCGCTGGAAATAGAACATTGATCAACTTGAATTTAGCTC GTAATAAAATCGGTGAACACGGAGTGAAAGCTTTACTACTAGCGATTCAGTATCAGACGACGCTGTTACTGGTTATTCAAACAGCTGGTACTGGTCTAATGAGATTGTGTCTTCAT AAAAATCGCTGTTCGGCGGATGACGTCACGATGCAAAAACTGACGACCTTGATGGAAACGAAAGATCCGTTTTATAAAAACACGGACGGGGACTCGGCAAGTCAACTCAGTGAGTCCAGCAGAAAATAG
- the LOC141914172 gene encoding corticotropin-releasing factor-binding protein-like, with translation MKLRTCLVHALFIGTILPAPIEGYGGYFLRHARAKGQPIQLGCQGVIQKPGEYIFKSNGRPEGEAPTPVCVTYFIAPPDMIVEIEFLDFTISCATMGHEGILQIFDGMEIAGHTFPGYDHPLPHAQRYRLYCSQRNVPTETFTSNQNVAMINTIVPATGEGYKIRVQFKKHSRPCNVYLSASEGIYTLSNHGMRNNCSAVVSMFGPATAIVDSVNIGATIEGVVHTKEVGVSQKMASKLCLAKKKKNYAEFLYGNTIEPSYMAYSGILCGMKTNNVGLVYDLPCQMSVVRLVSSGEYYNSITFQYGPMEQKKVGEFSSMGITCS, from the exons GGCTACGGAGGATATTTCTTGAGACACGCTCGGGCAAAAGGCCAACCGATCCAATTAG gcTGTCAGGGAGTTATTCAGAAACCCGGAGAGTACATATTCAAATCTAACGGTCGACCGGAAGGGGAGGCGCCTACACCGGTTTGCGTGACGTATTTCATAGCGCCACCTGACATGATCGTCGAGATTGAATTCCTGGACTTCACGATCAGCTGCGCCACCATGGGCCACGAGGGCATTTTACAG ATATTCGACGGAATGGAGATTGCAGGCCACACGTTCCCGGGATACGACCATCCTCTGCCTCACGCCCAGCGGTATCGTCTGTACTGTAGCCAGAGGAACGTGCCCACCGAAACGTTCACATCCAACCAGAACGTGGCCATGATCAACACTATCGTACCGGCAACAGGAGAGGGCTACAAAATACGCGTTCAATTCAAGAAACATTCACGAC CCTGCAACGTGTATCTGAGCGCCAGCGAAGGTATCTATACTCTGTCCAATCACGGAATGCGTAACAACTGTTCGGCCGTCGTGTCAATGTTCGGACCGGCCACGGCTATCGTCGACAGCGTGAACATCGGCGCGACAATAGAGGGCGTTGTGCACACTAAGGAAGTCGGCGTCAGTCAGAAG ATGGCGTCGAAATTA tgtttggcgaaaaagaaaaaaaactacgCGGAATTCTTGTACGGAAACACAATAGAACCTTCATACATGGCTTACTCGGGAATTCTGTGCGGCATGAAAACAAATAACG TCGGCCTGGTTTACGATTTGCCCTGTCAGATGTCCGTCGTACGTTTGGTCTCCAGCGGAGAATACTATAATTCGATCACGTTCCAGTACGGTCCGATGGAGCAGAAAAAAGTCGGCGAATTCTCATCCATGGGAATCACCTGTTCGTGA
- the LOC141913897 gene encoding leucine-rich repeat-containing protein 71-like isoform X2: MGRKVERALKHTAASSLPDDEENRTPEPHVCNGNFTTDFTELSRRRGLIVIPPVVTRPRRPPSPSMIPTMDAKESSKKGRGGDDKNKQPEPEPEPELDENGEPPEPPPRTYVMKDKFEYFKPCVQVEMDHPDKPDTVTEVFIRGWKIDDSMLDVFSQCFVTMERLHTLHFWSTGLTAESVKTIASFLPHCVNIRSLVLEGNPIEEENYWQLIAAESPLQNLSLRHNRITNKGAEQLGKQLGEVTRCNTKLITLNLNNNQISNDGAVHLANGLRINRTLLCLSLANNDIGDLGAQKLAEVLSRFPLTHDEVVERRKLVSEKGSPDIQQMSDTLQKSPPLTRRSDSKDRPGSVRSGIQDKKRDKSSSKKKDDKKDDKENKTKGKKDDKNSSKKGASSSGGRTSGASITLDPKASKAKEKKAGKDKGKTGTILAEVETLDISESVSPLLEPVENINGRLWIAGNRTLINLNLARNKIGEHGVKALLLAIQYQTTLLLVIQTAGTGLMRLCLHKNRCSADDVTMQKLTTLMETKDPFYKNTDGDSASQLSESSRK; the protein is encoded by the exons ATGGGCAGAAAAGTGGAGCGGGCTTTGAAACATACTGCGGCGAGTTCTCTACCAGATGATGAAGAGAACAGGACTCCAG AGCCTCACGTTTGTAACGGGAATTTCACGACCGATTTCACCGAGTTATCACGACGACGCGGCTTAATCGTAATCCCTCCGGTCGTAACTCGTCCGCGTCGACCTCCGTCGCCGTCGATGATACCAACAATGGACGCGAAAGAGTCGTCGAAGAAAGGTCGCGGTGGAGACGATAAAAATAAACAACCCGAGCCGGAACCGGAACCAGAACTCGACGAAAACGGAG aacCTCCTGAACCTCCGCCGAGAACGTACGTGATGAAAGATAAGTTTGAGTATTTTAAACCGTGCGTCCAAGTCGAGATGGATCATCCCGATAAACCGGACACGGTCACCGAGGTTTTCATTCGCGGTTGGAAAATCGACGATTCGATGTTGGATGTTTTTAGTCAGTGTTTCGTCACAATGGAACGATTGCACACGTTGCA TTTTTGGAGTACGGGTTTAACAGCAGAGTCAGTGAAAACTATAGCATCATTCCTGCCACATTGTGTTAATATCAG GTCTCTAGTTTTGGAAGGTAATCCCATAGAAGAGGAGAATTACTGGCAACTGATCGCTGCTGAAAGTCC GCTACAGAATCTGTCGTTGAGACACAATAGAATAACAAATAAAGGAGCTGAGCAGCTCGGTAAACAGTTGGGCGAAGTGACAAGATGCAATACAAAACTCATTACCTTGAATCTCAATAACAATCAGATCTCAAACGACGGAGCTGTTCATTTAGCGAAC GGATTGCGTATAAATCGTACATTGCTGTGTTTATCGCTGGCTAATAACGATATCGGAGATTTAGGAGCTCAGAAACTGGCGGAGGTTCTATCGAGGTTTCCGCTGACTCACGACGAGGTCGTCGAGAGGCGGAAACTCGTCTCGGAGAAAGGTTCACCCGATATTCAACAGATGTCCGACACGCTTCAGAAATCC CCTCCGTTAACCCGTAGATCGGACAGTAAAGATCGGCCCGGAAGTGTTCGCAGTGGAATACAGGATAAAAAACGAGATAAATCGTCATCAAAGAAAAAG gatGATAAAAAGGACGACAAAGAGAACAAAACAAAAGgaaaaaaagatgataaaaATTCTTCGAAAAAAG GAGCTTCTTCGAGCGGTGGACGAACATCAGGAG CTTCTATCACCTTGGACCCGAAGGCGTCGAAAGCGAAAGAAAAAAAGGCAGGAAAAGACAAGGGTAAAACGGGAACGATTTTGGCAGAAGTTGAG ACACTAGATATTTCGGAGTCTGTCAGTCCGTTACTGGAGCCTGTGGAGAATATAAACGGTCGACTGTGGATCGCTGGAAATAGAACATTGATCAACTTGAATTTAGCTC GTAATAAAATCGGTGAACACGGAGTGAAAGCTTTACTACTAGCGATTCAGTATCAGACGACGCTGTTACTGGTTATTCAAACAGCTGGTACTGGTCTAATGAGATTGTGTCTTCAT AAAAATCGCTGTTCGGCGGATGACGTCACGATGCAAAAACTGACGACCTTGATGGAAACGAAAGATCCGTTTTATAAAAACACGGACGGGGACTCGGCAAGTCAACTCAGTGAGTCCAGCAGAAAATAG